The genomic region GTGTAAGGAACAGTCGCGTTAGTGCTGTTATGGCTGCGGTATCAAGTGTACATTCATATTTCATTAACATAGTTGGTCGACAACGCAACAGGGAACTAAAGAGCACCGACAGCTATTTAATTAGCTCTTATTCGCTAGCAACTCGGATCTTCAACGATATAACACCTAATTAGGGCTGAGATAAAATAGCTGCAACTACTCTCTAGCGTATCATCGTGTCTCCCTCATCCGTCGCTTTTTCATTTAAGATCTATGCACTTACTAGCTTGGATTTTGGGAATAGACACACGTCCTTATGGAGAGTAGTGTCGAGCATGACGTTAAGAAGGCGAATAGCATTTTCACGTTAGTCTATCACTCGTTCAGAATGTACCTTGATAAgacaaatttctttttcttgcCGACTTGTGCATTAGTGGAAGGGACATGGGATGATGAGAATGAGAAATTGTGTCTTGTAAAGGTTCTGCTCTTGTTTTCCTGTCACCTATTGAGAATGTACCTCGATCATTTAACTGTTTAGCTAGCAAAAATCTATGTACCTCTTCCAGTACGATGAAGATTAATAAAATCTGTGTTAAAAAGGGTTCTTCACAATGGCCGATAgtttgtggcggctacctccaggcCCGCCAGCAGATGACTCCTTCGTTCTTCCTACATCTTCCTACATCTTCCTACATCTTCTCCTTCGACATCCCAACGtttaaggcaagggcccgctagggaGGGGAGTCTAGCACGTGTTCCCCTCTCCTTTTTTCCCAAGCATCGTCACATTCAAATTGGTGACCTCGACGTGATTTGAACACGCAACCTTCTGATCGACGACCTACAGCACTACCTGGAGACGACACGAGAACCGAGAGAGGGCATACAGCAAGCACGGATTAACGCCAGGAGGATTTAAAAGCGGCCGAGACTGCGTAATCCCTCTCCTAATGTGGCCATCGCTGTCGATCTGCGGAAACGCTTGGCACTCCGAATTTTCACGACATCCTGGACCTACGACGACGTCGGCAGATCGGCGGACATCACGAGGACAATGCGTGACTTTACAGAAAGGCCATGTTAGGACAGCAGCGACTCACTGCCATCCCACGACAACTGTACGAGCAACGAGTTCACAACTGGAGTAAAGTTCACCGGTTGAGTAACGCGCTCACAACAAGGATGAAAGCCTGATGAAAACCTCAGCATCAAAAATGTGTGTCAGAGATGGAGTAAAGCAATGAAGGCTCCTTCTCATGACCGCGTCGGTACCTATGAGGTACAGCAATCACGAACAACGAAAAGCAATCTTCCTCCTGGAATCCTACATCTTCCTACATCTTCTCCTTCGACATACCGACGTCTAAGCCAAGGGCCCGCTAGAACAGCTTTatcgatgagtcctctagcgggtcccGGACAACACGTCGTCCCCTCACATTCGCCACGCACAACTGCCAAAAGTTAAAGGGTCCAATGGAGTCCAGCTCACCTGACTAGATGGCCTGGTAGCGACGACCTCGACGTCAGCATGTTTCCGCTtacgtttctttttttccttgTGCTCGGCCGAGCCCTTGGCCTTCGTCTCCAAGGAACACAGAGTACTCAAATTAGTCACAGAACTATCACTCGGGTTACGTTTCCTCTTGGGCGCGCTACCCGCCCCACTAGCACCACTAGCACTCGCACTAGCACCACTGGCACCAACGACGCCGCTGATGCCGGTCTTCGAGTCCGAGATCGGCTCGCCTTTGATCACAGCGCGGTTCTTGTGATCGTTTTCAACGATCACGTCGGCATGGATCCTGGTGTCTGGGGGCAGCTGCTGGGGCGGCGGCGGCGTGTCCACGATCTCGCCCTCTTCGGGGGTAGGTGGCCTCGGCGGCTGGGCGGTCAAGGTCACCGCCTGCTTCGAGGACGGCCTGGTGTCCGGCAGCTCCGTGCGCTCCCTGAATTCCTGACCCCTGGacaattgtgatatatgtgGCAGCCTGCTCAGGTCGATCCTGCAGAAGAGGCTGGGCACCCCGTTCACGTACGTCAGCGACGGGAGGGTCTGGACTGCGGTGGACGCCTGGGACGAGGGTCTCTTGTAAGGACTCTCGTTGCCGGTCGGCGTGTTCGCAGATGTCGTGTACTCCTCCACGTAAATGCCGCACTTGCCGCCGCCTTTACCACCTTTGCCACCCTTGCCGCCACCTTTGCCGCCACCCACCGAGGTCGAGAACACCCTTCGCAGCGTATCGCTCTTCTTCTTGTCCTGCACGTTCCCGGCGTCCTCCTCCTGCAGCTTTGGGCCCGGACTGTTGTCGCTGTCGGAGTTCTCCGGCGACGTCGTTCTTGTCGGCGGAGCTCGTGGCCTTGGAGGGACCCTGTGAGAACCAGAGTTAGATAGGCACTTGGATAGCATGGACAAGGAGAAGGTAGATACTGACCTGGCAACCTGGATGCGACTGTTCCTCACAGACACCTCGGATTCGCTATCGGAGTCCGAGCCTGCAGCGGCCACTCTGGAGCTAGATCTTCTCGATTTTGGCTTTGGAGGACTCTTCTTCTTTTCTTGCTTCTTCGGCGAGTCCGCAAGCTTGGTCCTCTTGATGGGAACCCTCCTCCAGCGCGAGTTGTCCTCGTCGGAGACGTTGGTGGCCTTGCCATTATTCGGTGGACTTTCGTCTTCGCTGGATGAAGCGCTCAGTCTTGGCCGTCTTTTCTCGCTGATGACCACAGCCGGCGATACTCTGGCGGGTCGGTCGCTGTCAGAGTCGCTGGAGGCACCGTGATCGTCGCTGCCGTCGTCGCTGGTCGCGATCGTCGCCTTTGAGATCGGCTGCTTCTTCTTCATCGGACTGCCGATCGGTCTCATTCGGCTGCGAGGCTTTCCGTTCTTCAGACTCTCTTCGGTCGCCCGGTGACCAGTTTTCGGGCTTTTCGTCGGCTTTCTAGGACGACCACGTTTCCTGGCGTCCGCCACCTTTGGTTTCTCCGGCGCACGACTCTCTTCGACCGGCTTGGTTTTCTCTTGGTCCGAGTGGTGGTCGCTGTCGCTCATCATCGTGATCAGCGAGTCTGTGTGCGTTCTCTTGAACGCCTCGTCCAGCTTCCAGTCGTGGTTCGCCTTCTCTCTTAAAGTCCTCGTGTCCGCCACCACTGCTGGCGAACCCGTGCGCCTGGCGCAATCCTGGCGACACAAATTGTCATGATTAATTGGAGTTTTAAGGCTAGATATTTCAACGAAATATCCAAACGATTTCTTTATTATCCTCTCTTTAATTAACCCGAGTCTATTCTGCCCAATGCGGTAACCCTTTGAGGACGAATGTCGACGTAGTGGGAACACTAGaattgcatattttattccagAAGTTGCAAACATAATTTGATGTGTATATAACAAAGGTTCAGAATCTATTGATCATTGTTCCCAGTATGCCTTTGATACATAGTCTAGTTCTCtgagaaaaatgtttttaaaaCTCTAAAAGAAAAAATCCTCGTTCGTAAAGGGTCGAAGACATCGTTGCGAGGAAGAGGGCTTAACTACCCAACCTGGCAAAGGTTGCTCAGTTTGATAAGAGTCGTCACGGTAGCAAAGGCTAGACGTTCCCTATTCCTCacaacaattgagccgtttatattgaaagtggcataagtcacttttttcttttttaaatgaaaagatatcgttcaattgtaattagtgttaccattaacccTTTGACATACCGTCTTCGTCgcagttactgtaattagacatttttcgattgcaataatttcttagaagggaaagaaaattggtgcttattgtgtgcctaaatttactcgaatgcttgaatattgatgacaagagattagaattttattccaatttcaaaggacagaataacatctatactcaaGTTATTgtcagaaattttcatgacgcgTCGGACACGTCAAAatacgtcaaggggttaactcgatttttttggaaaATTGACTTAagccgctttcaaaataaacgactcaatTGTCCCCAAAAGATTCATTAGTAAGAAGACTAGCGTCCTGCAGCATTCAATTAAAAAGACGATGGAGCGAACGTGATCGTCATCCTTTAAGAAAACAGCGTCCAGCGATCAATTGCGAATGAGAAGAAGAAGGTGTACCTGGGGTTGTTTGGTCTCAGCATTCTGCTCCCCGTGAGGCACAGCAGTCTTGTTCAGGAAAGAGCTGAGGTTCCATCTTGGTTTCGACTCCTCGATCACAGGAGGCGGATCCTCGATGAGATTGTCTTTCTTTGGTGACACAGAGGGTGGGGTCGTGGGACCTTTGGTGGGCTGCGGGCTGATCTCATCGTCGGAGTCGTCGCTGCTCTCCGAGCCGGACTCGGAACCGGAATCGGAACTGGAACTCGCGCTTCCGGAACTTTGAGGGGCCTGACCCGGGGGGCTGGGGGGCCTCTGATGGATTGTAGGGCTAGGCACACCTTTTGACTGCAAAGGGCTCACCGGGGGTGGAGATAACACTTGTTGCGGTGTTATCTGCTTCGGTGGTGAGGCGAGTTTGGGCGGGCTGAGCGGCCTTGGCGGAGACAGGGGGCCCACCGGTGACAGGCCCATAGGAGACATGGGTCCCACGGGTGGCGGGGCCGGCGTCATCGCTATCAAGGGTGCTGTCAGACTGGAGGAACGATCATTTTGTTAAATCGATGGTAAATGATAGTAGATAAATGGaatattagatttacggaaagGGTTTTATAATTTGTTAGAGAGTGGAGATCGGTTTTTTAGCAGCTCTGAGTTACTTTAAGGTCAGGCATGTTCTTCTAGCGAGTAGATTTAATGGTCTACATTTCTTATCGAGAGAAGATTTTATTCTTATAGTGTTTCTTCTAATATTTTATCAAGAAAACGAGTCATTCTGTCTCTGCAACGTTATAGCTTTAGGTTGCCAAAATCGATTATGTCGAGTAAGATTTTATGCTATTTTGATAGCTGTGtgctatttatattatattttcgtaCAGGAATGAAGATCGATACATATAGAAATTTAATCAAGGAAATTAATATGAGATAAAGAGACGAACGTTCTTTTATGTCCAATTTTTACTTGCTACTTCTTTAAAACGATTTATATCAATCGAAATAATTGAGAGTTCAGATCATTTCGATTCAAGACACATGTCTGACCTCTTGCCTCGTGCAAATAAATTGCGAAACATTGGAAACGATTATTGACTAAATACAGCTATGTAACTTTCTTTAAGACAGATCGCGGACCAGATAAAAATACGCGACTTTCTTTAAGACAGAATGCGGACTAAATAAAAATATGCAACTTTCTTTAAAACAGCTCGTGCGCCGGATAAAAATATGTAACTTTCTTTAAAAACAGAATGCGGACTAAACAAAAATATGTAACTTTCTCTTAAGATACAATTCAGGCCAAACAAGAATATGTGATTTCCACAAAGACCCATGGACTAAATAAATGAACATTCTGTCAGGCAGAATTTAGGCCGCATCAAAATATGTGATTTTCATTAAGACAAAATTTATGCAGAATGAACAGTGCGACTGgaaaaccattggtttcgcgaattcgaagaattttcatGGTGGAATTTCGCGTTGTACGTTAACAATAATTCTACTTACTCGACTGTGAGATCAGGACTTCTGACACCCCTTGTCCGTGACACCGTAATCTGCGAAAAAAAAAACACCATAACGATTACCAATTACCCTCATACATCATCGCAGTTCGCAATTGTCCGCCCCCAACACCTCATACCTTTTTCGGCAGACGAAACAGCACACGATAATTATACAAAGTTACGGATTAATTTACGAGAGAtgaataaagagagagaaagagagagagtgaaacaaACAGAGAgatggaaagagagaaagacagagagagagtgaggggaGTTCACGATATTAACGTATATGATACTTTGCACTATGGAACGCTCGATATACCAAGCCGTCAGAGTGGCAAACGCCCATACGCTGAAGTTTGAACCCAGTTAATTAATTTAGTGACTCGATTACCTTGCTCGTTTCATCCTCGCTGTCCTCGGACAACCTCAGGTCCCCTTCCACCAAATCTCTGCAACAAAAAGAAAATTTCTGTtcaggcattttttaaatcacTTTCGCACTTTATCATAGCACCGTCGCTTTTTGTTTTCAACTCGCCCGACcgtttttcaaattctttaTCCGAGCGTAAACTATGTTATAAATCACTGCGCCCGCTTTTCCACAGTTTCACGGCTTTCTCTGCTCGAAGCACCGTTCCACAATTTTTGTACGCATCTCGGCCGAAATTTCGTATATTTCCCGCTTTTGGTGCTGTAAATCGTTTCTGTAGTTCTGTGCACTTGTTTGATACTGGAATGGAAAAGTAATTCGAATGCTCGATGGAAGCTCCGTCAAAAGATCATTAGCGGTACCAAAATGTCAAAGAAAAATGGATAAATCAATAATCTGTCTATTCGCGTTATCTCCATCAATTCATCGCTCTGAAAAGATCGGATTCACAGAATATGCGACTTCAAATGTAGTTCAAAATTTTTATACGAGCATAAAAGAGTTTACGAAACCAGAAAATACCAAGCTTTTGATATAAAAAGTTAACAACAAATTGAAAGAGATCGAGTTTTCTCGGTCGTGCCAAGTAAACGTTGAAAATCACGATGCAACTCCTTAATTACGAAAGAGAAACAGCTGAGCAAGATATTCTTGCAATATTGTGGTAAAAGAAAATGTGATAATTAGGGTGACACTGATTTTTAACCAGCTTCCTAGATTCATTGTTATTGCAATATATCGATCGAACCGAACGCAAACCaggattttttaaaatacaaaacgGTTGAGCCGATATTTTCTGTGGTAAATTTTAGCTTTCTACTTTCGCCAGCTTTCGAGAACTGGTTCAAGAAATAAAGATAGCTTATCCGACTATAAAATCGCGGATAAAAACGCCGGGAAGGGAAGAGGGGGCGAATCCGCCGGTGGATAAGAAGAACGATCTCGATTAGaatcaacaagaagaagaacgtgCACAGGGAGGGAACGCGTGTCACTGCAACCTGTAGAACACGAACGATGCGAGGCGAGGTAGGAACAATCGTTCATTGATCTCTGAAACTGCTGTTTCACGCACGCCTCGCCTCCTCCGCCGGTTTCTTTGTCACCGAGCCTCGTTCCTGTTCCTCGCATTCCCAGCTGACGCTTTCGCTTTCGCCCCTTCCGCGAGATCGGCAATCGAAGATGGATCAATCGCGGATTTACTCATCGAGCAGACCGTTTTTTTCAGACGTCTTCGATGCTTGCCCCTTTCCTGGCGTCGTCCTTCGAGGAGCGACAGAGACGTTGCACGAATTTTCTAATTGGGAGATTGGACTTTCACCCCCCTTGGAGAATCGTTTATTTTTTGCAGACACGTGCGgacattgtattatattattatattattctgttGTTGTGAATTTTCTAAGAGGAGCTGAAGGCTAACTTTTgttcaataaaatttttatatagattcatacgaaattgtagaaaaacataatatttataattaaattaaatttgtatataattttatattattattattttatgtacgATTTCATTTATGGAAAATAAGAtttcatataattatttaaaaaaatataaaatatatatctatAGTATACATTAGTTTCATGTATACATTTATAGTAAAAGTTAGAATTTCACGTATTTTATAAAGATATTTTATAAGGAAATTAAATctgttattatcaatattatctaGTATTATCAAAATTTAAGGGATTCGCATATGAATATATGCAATCTAATGGAAGGTGTGCATCGGAtagcattttatgcatttataacgaaaatgaaaaaataatggaaatacctaaagaatttgaaaatactgtTACAATATTTGCGACTTACAGAAACGATCGAggaagaaaataaatatttcagtaGATTCCGTATTTATGAGAACAAGGGTGCAATTTAAGCGAAGCAAAAGAACTGAAATAATTGGAGACCATCGAGGATATATCACTCTGCGAAGCTTTTATAGCAAGGCAACGGGAAAAACTGATTAGAAGACAGGGGTGGATAGAAGAAACATCGCGATGTCTAAATGACTTGTTGTCCAACGACCCAGCCAAGGGGCAACAGCAGGAGACAGCCTAATTCTTCTGGATCAGCCGAAGTTCCATCGCTCCCTATTACTCCTTGCACCCCCGTTTTCCCGGTGTCTGAACACCTCATAGTTCTACCCTTCGCGGATGCACACCGTTCGCCCCATTTAACCGAAAGAATTCGCCCAGCATCCCTTCGAGAGATCTACGCCCTATTTAAGGCTGTCGGTCTAGAAGCAGACGGGTCCTTTTTCCGCCCTAGTTAAGATTGTCTGTCTACGCCGAAATAGACGGATTCTTCTTCCCTTCATTGTTATCCCGTCGCGCGACCGGTTACCGGAAACAGAAGTCTTTCAACTTCTTGAAAATCGTCGGGATCGAAAGGTTTTTCCCGGAGTTCAGACGCCATGGCAAACTTTCCTCGCGACTTTTTCTCCACGGAAAACAAACATGAAACTCGCTGTACAATAGACTAAAATACATTTCTCCTCTGCGGTTCGCGTACCAACAGTTATGGTACAACTACTCGATCATCTATATtactatagtattattatagtacAACTACTCGAGAGTTAAAAAACTACCCTTAATTTATGATCTtctcgaatattttccaaggaGATTCTTCTtcccgtaaataaataataataactaagtagtttaataataataataataataataataataactaaatagTTTGATAGTAAGAACTAAGTAGATTAATCATAAAAACTACTAAgtagtttaataataataataactgagtagttcaataatagtaataattgagtagttcaataataataataataactgacTAACTCGCTAAGCGATTTAACAGTATCTAGAGCGCAGTATTAGTCAGTGGAATTCCCAGTGAATGAACAAAAGCGGTGCTAAAATTAGAAAATGTGCGACTCCACGATCGGATCCGGTAATTATCCCGGAGCAATGCGAAAATAATACCGGAAAGCGGTCGAGTCACGCTGAATAATTCATCGCGTCGAAAATAGCGTCCCATTCACGGGTCCATCACTGGATTTATCATCGCTTAGGAGCCGCCGAAATATCGACATCCTGTCCGGCCGCGCGAATCTCTcaatcgacgcgacgcgacgttggTGTTCGAGTTGGTGACCAGCGTAATCGCGCGTGCTGTTCTCTGGGGTCTCTCTTCTGGGAAGAAGGCGCAAGAGGGGGATGGGAATGAAGAGGGGCGAAAAAAGGAGAAGCGAAGACGAGGGTCCTTTCACCCTCGATCAGCGAAGCGCGCGAGCCTAAAGCCGCGGAGATGCTACTCGAACGGCGGACAAAGTACGCGAGAGCCTCCACAGAGGGgaaacgaagagagagagagagagagagagagagagagagagagagagagagagacaaagagaaagaTAAatagacagagggagagagagagaggagcgagagagagagacaagctGGAAGATAAAGCGGGAAAGCACGTGAAGCGCCGAACGCGGATGTGCCTAGGGTCGACGACCCTAAACACGCTGTCCTGCGTCCTCGTCGATGCTCGTGGATACGAGAAACCGTCTGCCAGCCGAGCCTAAGGTCGCTTAGCCGACTCCTCTTCCCCGTGGCTAGCCTATCCCGCTCCACCGAGCCTGCTCCTGCACGATTTAGGCTCGACTGGCTCGCCGAGAATTCAATGAGACTCCAAAACAGATGAATGAACCTCTGTCTCCACGCTTTTCGACCGCAAACTCGATTCGAAGCAATCGACACGCTTCTTTTTCACCATGGCACGATCAGACTTCGGTCGTTTTTTAGCCAGAGGCAGAATTGTTAACGCGTTCGGCGGTTAACAAAACGCGAAGACAATGATAACACGTAATCGCGTAAAatgttaattttaataaaaatcacTCCTTTGTTCTCAGAGCCGCgcattgtcattctttttgcaGTTTTTCGGATGGGATTTAGGTTCATAGGACGCGTAATTCTATTGTGAAAAAATGCCCGTTTTAGTTTTCGTTTTTAATCGAAGGCACAAAATGCTGGGCTGACTTATTACGAGGAAAAAAGGTTGTTTCGTTTTTCCAACAAAATGTCGTTTTGTAAGCGTGTTAGAAAATTTGATTCAGTATTCTTCCAATAAAAAAACAAGACTGCAgcataagatttcaaagctaccagaaaaatgttaaaaaatctTCTTTTCACTctaaacgttaaaaaattgtcTTTCATCTTCTGAAAGACAAttgaaagaacgaaacaacttttcaAAAGAGCCAAAATAGACAGTTAGAAATGAATCATAGCAACATTCTTCTCGTTCGACGGATCACAATAAAAATGGATTCAAGAAGCTTCGGCACTAGACCGACTGAGCCCTATATAATagcaattaatataaatatctaACATATAAAAATATCAAGATTGAATCTGTTTAGACTTCCCGTCATTTCGATTATAGCGCGTGCCCGAATTAAAAGAGATTCCGCCGCCACCCACGACGATCCTGGTCATCGTAATCCGAACAATTTCAAAAGAAGCAACACGGCGCCCGTGTGTCAAAACGAAACGGGTGCATTGCCAGAAGAAAAAAACAATCAGGTGCAGAGAAAGTTGGATCGCGGCACGTTTATCTTGCGGCATAAATTTCTGGTAGCACGAGCGCGCGCCGTTAGAGACACGGCCAGGCCGGGGccgattttattgatttattaaacGAGATCGCGTTAGAAGTTTTGATTGACTTCAGAACTCGCGGGGACTCGATATGGCCGCCGGGAAATTGGTAAAATAGTCGGCGGGAGGAGAGAAGCGTACGGAACTCATAGATATTCTCGAGAGGTGAAAATTGCACGGGCTTGTGGGTCCGCAGCTCTGATACCTTCGATTATGATCGCTCGCTATACAGCTTCTGGTATACGGCAGAAGGCTCGGATTTTATTTGGTCTGGGGATTaggtatgagagagagagagagagagagagagagagagagagagagagagagagagagagagagagagagggagttcTGTCGTGGTCGAGGAATATTGTTGGCGGTATTATAGTAATCTACGATAATCTGATTTGGCCGGTTTGTTCTGCCCCGACGTCCCTATTAACTTTGGACTGCTTAACCCTTCTACGGGTGCTCGACTTTTCTGGGCTGCGTCGCTCGCCAACTGTATTGCGGTTaatcttgtttttctttttcatcCGATAcgagaaataaattgtttacgaATATATAATTTGCATCGTTCTTTCGCTTCCGTCGCGAGaaatcaattgcaatttttcatTCGGTTTAGGCAATGTCTGCGAGTTTTATGCTACCCTATCGTCGAAAATGCATATTAAGTTATATTAAGTGTTATGAAGTTATCGCATTTTGTGCATTGAAAACGTATAATGTCTGCATTTTCTTAACTATGTTCCCATAGCACAAAATGCATGGAACCAAATACGATTagaaataatatgaaaattgaTAAAACGAAGTCGAAATCAGTACgagaagtaattaaaaaatacgATAGTTATATCGACGAAAAGAAacgttaattttcttttataaaatcggtgttatttttatcgtaatataaaaaatatatatatatgtgtatgtgCTTGTTCCAGTTTActataattaaatgtactattaaatatattaaatgtataataaatactattaaatgcactataaacaaatgtacgaatTTCTAACGATTTCCTATCGGTTTTCGAAATCAATTTAACCTTCTGTCGACGCCCAAATACTTTTACAGGAGAGTGTATCTTTCTCTTAAACGCTATCGTCGGAGAATCTTGGAATCGTCAAGCGGACGTTTTCGGTATATGCGCATTCCTACGATCGCTGGCCCAAGATTATTATACCATATATTCCGCAGAAATATGCGAAACATTACACATTCTAATGTGTCGAAATCGGCGCCCTTATTTCAGGATCAAGGGAACAGCAGAAGAGGTTTCGTCGCCGGCCATATCTCCCTTGATAACAGAATTATCGGCTTATTGGACCTCGGAGCGAGGATCATCGATATCGTTCAATCCTGGCCGTCCGGAGCATTAATCCTCGCGGAAAACGGTACAGGGTAATCGCGAGTGGAATCTATTTCCATCTGTCACCGCGTTAATGCGGCTCGTTCCGGCGATCGCGCGGAAAAAGGAGCAGAAACCTGTTTGCCGCGGGGCCGAGGTTTCTTTAACCTCGCGTGATCCTCGCCGGCTTTACAACGGAACACGGCCTGCGCCAATGAGAGAGCCGATTTTGCGCGCATACCCGATGCCCGTACGTCCATTAGCCGCCGGACGTTCCGCCGTTTCGAGGAAATTGAAAAGCGTCGGGGATCGCGAAGGCCGGGACCGGCTGCGATATCTTGCTTCGGATGCGACACGGCGCGACGATTCGATCGCGACTTTTTACGCGGCGTCAATTAAAAATCGTGTCTTCCAGGATCTCGAACAACGGACGACGGAAGGGAGGGCTTGACGGCGCTTccgaaatttttatattttcatgggAATTTCAAGGATCGCAGCGATTTGTTCGAGAGACGAGTTTTGCGCGTGGCTTCGTTTCGTAaatgttaaatgaaaatgtatttatCTAACGAGCCGAGACCTTTAGGatgtacaaatataaatatatgaatcGGAAGACAAATGAAACGATAACAAGATCATATAATTACGAGAACGTTGATTAATCTTCAGAAAAATTACCCAAAAATATGGAGCACGTTGCAATATTCATTtacattgttattatttttcgcAAAATCTTTTCAACTGTTTATCTTCGAGCTTGAAGAAAATCTTAGTTAGATAATGTGTTAAGAGGATTGATCGTAAGAAAGATTTTTCGGGTAGATCGTGTATCAAAACTCAACCCCTTCGACCGCATTAGAATAACAAATTGTACCGTTGATTATACTTCGTCTAAATTGGAGTCTCGTTGCTCCCCATCATTTAATTACACCGTGAAGGGGTTGAACACATGGCCGGATTAAGCCTCCCCCAAGCCCTAGTCCCTCTCGCGTTCGGCCACCCTTGCCTCTCGCCCCTTCCCAATTcctgtaaaatattttgttaatcCCGCTTCCGACGGCCCTGGGCAGAGAGCCCG from Megalopta genalis isolate 19385.01 chromosome 3, iyMegGena1_principal, whole genome shotgun sequence harbors:
- the lilli gene encoding AF4/FMR2 family member lilliputian isoform X5 yields the protein MYSVERDRLRQREREARAAMSVQAEQAAAGGGPDTRHHHHGHHNHTHHHNNPHGVAAPLFRAPVRMNPDAQDSTTQQIQSKLGNYSLVKHLLDDPKRLIGIEGVPASPAPSTASSLLRTSLGSVGSNSRSSPSSQEFKKPGGPRTGGSSSSSSSHQRGGFVKPADGKPPYGGRGGYPGQPVKHGGNSNDHRSHGLLPAKGPPPNSPGNGTLGGNTGIVHSGGSRLHSAASRLSRLPLDNGTSSRPVPADNSEDLDIIMKEMTVPSTPLTAIAQTPRKELETKFTFNPVLAKLTEVPPPEPTKPQRERQSASRLSADLVEGDLRLSEDSEDETSKITVSRTRGVRSPDLTVDLTAPLIAMTPAPPPVGPMSPMGLSPVGPLSPPRPLSPPKLASPPKQITPQQVLSPPPVSPLQSKGVPSPTIHQRPPSPPGQAPQSSGSASSSSDSGSESGSESSDDSDDEISPQPTKGPTTPPSVSPKKDNLIEDPPPVIEESKPRWNLSSFLNKTAVPHGEQNAETKQPQDCARRTGSPAVVADTRTLREKANHDWKLDEAFKRTHTDSLITMMSDSDHHSDQEKTKPVEESRAPEKPKVADARKRGRPRKPTKSPKTGHRATEESLKNGKPRSRMRPIGSPMKKKQPISKATIATSDDGSDDHGASSDSDSDRPARVSPAVVISEKRRPRLSASSSEDESPPNNGKATNVSDEDNSRWRRVPIKRTKLADSPKKQEKKKSPPKPKSRRSSSRVAAAGSDSDSESEVSVRNSRIQVARVPPRPRAPPTRTTSPENSDSDNSPGPKLQEEDAGNVQDKKKSDTLRRVFSTSVGGGKGGGKGGKGGKGGGKCGIYVEEYTTSANTPTGNESPYKRPSSQASTAVQTLPSLTYVNGVPSLFCRIDLSRLPHISQLSRGQEFRERTELPDTRPSSKQAVTLTAQPPRPPTPEEGEIVDTPPPPQQLPPDTRIHADVIVENDHKNRAVIKGEPISDSKTGISGVVGASGASASASGASGAGSAPKRKRNPSDSSVTNLSTLCSLETKAKGSAEHKEKKKRKRKHADVEVVATRPSSQQSGIQPTNHEREEKSETSLLPPPPPPQRVYYSYFNPQNEVLEDQDRWDQNQYLMEAKRLKHSADKECELTAQGMLYLEAVLCFLLTGNAMESDPLTERASFTMYKDTLSLIKRSSRYISSKFKSQQNSSPESSIHNKLAILSLFCQSLIYLKLFKMHKPEVKQTQKLLTEYHQKQAAQATPVQPEGQGTPSLSPTPSPAGSVGSVGSQSSGYSSGELANRGAASGQAQAAPYVSVPFGIYSAMAKQNYQFNLMLNCHELWDQAHALVTDKHRDFFIELDEKLGPLTLKSSLRDLVRYVQAGIKKLRDL